The following is a genomic window from Xenopus laevis strain J_2021 chromosome 2L, Xenopus_laevis_v10.1, whole genome shotgun sequence.
ACTGGAAGGGTTTTAGCTTTATTATTAAGGGTTTTTGTAATAcaatacattgaaataaatggttCAGGTATTttggagtttaaaggagaaaaaacaccCTCAGCCCAGTTTTTTAAACACCCCCACTGCCACACACACATATGGTCCACTCCTAACTATAGATAATGGTTCACCATGGGTTGCCTCCTTGCCCGTACCTATCTTTATGgtcaaggtgggggggggggcacagtccAATCACTATTCTTCTCCATTgaagaaattgcaaaaatatttgtgaattccATGGAATCTGTATTTAATATTGCTAACTGCATTAACCTACCTCTGCCAGAAAGCACTTTGGCCTTCTGGCATCAATAACTTAAATTAAATCAAACTCAACCCTTGTCTTGAGGATTGGCAGAAACCAACTTGAAAGGTTCAATATGCCCTTCCCACCtcttcctttaatattatgtagaataaaaagcaccaagactaaaacaatgaaagaaataaatgtgttttatttagaaatattttttgaatgttGATAGATATTCCATATATGGACAGATTTGTATGAGAAGTGCTATTGTCTTGGTTTCTCTCATCTAATCGATGCGTTGTTGCAGCAATGCACCGTGATAGTCCTCTGGTTTCAAccaatttttgaagaaaaaatcctgttttataacCTATTTAAAAGTCAATGCCGTTTTGCTCTGGGTTCTCTCTCTCATAACCAGTTGGAAAAGAGCATCCGTCACCTTTCCTGGTATACACAGggagtaaccaatatttcttcTCTTCACCAAACACCTCTTTCAGATTCTTGCTCAAACCAAGAGAAAAGCCCATATTCGTTGGAATATTGCGGAAGAAAAGAGgcttgcagttttctgcagaggTTCTGTTTTTTCCAACAAGCCAGCAATGATAGATAAAGATTGGCACTATGAAAAGAAGTAGAACTGCATTCACTCCAACCATGTAAAGGATTGGATATTTTGCATCGGTGTATGGCAGCTCCTGAGTCCAAAACTTCATTGCATACTGAAGTCCTGTAGTGCAGACGAATAGGCAGTGCAGCATAACGTAAAATAACAGCTGGAAGTAGTACTTGTAGTTTGAAAATCCTACACAGTTGTTGACCAAAAAGCAGTGAGAGTAATGCTTAAGCACGCACTTGTTGCAGGCTAAACAATGGTAGCATCTGTCTGGCATCATTAGGTTGCATATGCGGCAGTATCGGATGTTTCCATTCTTTGTCACTGTGTAAATAGGCAGCTCTTTAGCAATGCACTGGAGAATGTCCTGGTGAAAGTCTTGCTTCTCCTGCCTTACAAATTGGCCCTGCTCAATGTCCGATAAGTCAAACTCCTTAGATGGGGTAGCAGGACGATTAAGTATGGTCATTCCATATGACCATGCCAACATGATGAAAAAGATGTGATAAAACACCATGTAGATCACTTTCTCAGCAAGTGATGTCACTGTAAATATACAGAACTCCAGCACATAGGTATAATAAATGCCTACTAAAAGAGAGACAGCACTAAATACCGCGAACCAGCCCAGAATTATTGCACAGAAGTTCCAAAGGCGATGTAAATCCATGATCTcgctttttctaaaaatattaatagtCGTTCTTCTAAAAGAATTAATGATCTTTCTATGTTTTAGCAAAGCTTTTATCCGTATGATGTGATACAGATAAAAAGCAAACTCTGCTCTGACAGCTCTTTGTAGTAACTGACAAGTAGCAATTGTGctctttatgacatcacaatggtaacTTGGCAACAAATGTCATGTGATTAGAGAAGGCCTAGCACTGACAATTCAAATCATGAgcatgaggtcatttcctgtgctctttgtgacatacagtatgttttcaagttaacattgtgatgtcatgtgaGTAGAGGAGGCCTGACACTGACAGTTAAAACATAACCATAATTCAAACACctcataatttttcaaaatgtttatcattttaaagctttaatatcctttttctgtcttcagtatttcatattttatatatatatatatatatatatatatatatatatatatatatatatatatattagggatgcaccgaatccactttttttgattcggccgaacccccgaatcctttgcaaaagattcggccgaataccgaaccgaatccgaaccctaatttgcatatgcaaattagcgatgggaaggggaaaacattttttacttccttgttttgtgacaaaaagtcacgtgatttccctccccgcccctaatttacatatgcaaattaggattcggttcggccgggcagaaggattcggccgaatccgaatcctgctgaaaaaggccgaatcctggctgaatcccgaaccgaatcctggattcggtgcatccctactatatatatatatatatatatatatatatatatatatatatatatatatatatatatatatatatatatatatatatatatatatatatatataccttgttttgcactgattttttccACTGATTTTTTCCTGCTATCAATTGGTTGCATTATAACAAATACTATTTTGTGAACTGCACATCTGTAGCTAACTGTTGTCACTGGAAGGGTTTTAGCTTTATTATTAAGGGTTTTTGTAATAcaatacattgaaataaatggtttCAGGTATTttggagtttaaaggagaaaaaacaccCTCAGCCCAGTTTTTTAAACACCCCCACTGCCACACACACATATGGTCCACTCCTAACTATAGATAATGGTTCACCATGGGTTGCCTCCTTGCCCGTACCTATCTTTATGgtcaaggtggggggggggcacagtccAATCACTATTCTTCTCCATTgaagaaattgcaaaaatatttgtgaattccATGGAATCTGTATTTAATATTGCTAACTGCATTAACCTACCTCTGCCAGAAAGCACTTTGGCCTTCTGGCATCAATAACTTAAATTAAATCAAACTCAACCCTTGTCTTGAGGATTGGCAGAAACCAACTTGAAAGGTTCAATATGCCC
Proteins encoded in this region:
- the LOC121399924 gene encoding palmitoyltransferase ZDHHC20-like is translated as MDLHRLWNFCAIILGWFAVFSAVSLLVGIYYTYVLEFCIFTVTSLAEKVIYMVFYHIFFIMLAWSYGMTILNRPATPSKEFDLSDIEQGQFVRQEKQDFHQDILQCIAKELPIYTVTKNGNIRYCRICNLMMPDRCYHCLACNKCVLKHYSHCFLVNNCVGFSNYKYYFQLLFYVMLHCLFVCTTGLQYAMKFWTQELPYTDAKYPILYMVGVNAVLLLFIVPIFIYHCWLVGKNRTSAENCKPLFFRNIPTNMGFSLGLSKNLKEVFGEEKKYWLLPVYTRKGDGCSFPTGYERENPEQNGIDF